Within the Microbispora sp. ZYX-F-249 genome, the region ACATCGCGGCGGCGGTCAGCGCCCCGCCCAGCAGCACCCCGCACAGCAGCACCCCGGCGGCGGGCGCCGAGCCGCCGGCGGCGTTCGCGCAGACGGCGGGCAGCGCCGCCGCGCAGAGCAGCGCCGCCAGGCGGCCCGGCCGCCTGCCCACCCGCAGCCACTCCTGCCATGCCAGCGCGGACGCCGGGCCGAGCCGTGACACCAGGCGGGGCCAGGGGCGGGAGCGCAGCGCCCGGCCGCGCCAGTGGACGTCCTCCGCGACCCAGGTGAGCATCCCGGGGTCCAGCGTCGTCGCGGCCGAGGTCACCCGCGCCGTACGGGTCGAGGACGCCAGGATCGTGCGGGCGGGGATGCGGCCGAGCGCCGCCCAGGCCCGTCGTACCAGGAAGGCGGCCACCATGGAGGCCACGCCCGCGACCGCCGCGCCCAGGGACGCGGGCGCCCCGGCGACGGCGGCGAGGATCCGCCGGCCGGGGCCCGCGCCGGACACGGCCGCGAGCACGGCCACGGAGAACATTCCGGCGATCAGGAACTGCAGCCGGGTGTCCGCCGCCGGGGACTGCTGGCCGAGCACGGCCGCGGCCATGCCGCCCACGCCCGCGGCGACGCCGAGCACCAGCGCCGCCGCGAGGCGCGCGCCGAGATCGCCGGGTGCCCCGAACACCGACAGCGCCGCGAGCCCGAGCGCCGCCCCGGTGAGCGCCGCCGCCGACAGCAGGAGCAGCGCCGTACGGCTCAGCACGGCCCGGCGGGGCAGCGGCGAGGTCACCAGCCATGCGGCGTCGGCGGCGGGCAGCACGACGGGGCCGAGCGCCCGCGCGAG harbors:
- a CDS encoding DUF6297 family protein: MIPATARAHPAFAYLRAHRGRPATWSDRYTSVFGLLVAAAVLGRPVAEALAGLARHADPARIGAGVALVAAAYAGLLALARALGPVVLPAADAAWLVTSPLPRRAVLSRTALLLLSAAALTGAALGLAALSVFGAPGDLGARLAAALVLGVAAGVGGMAAAVLGQQSPAADTRLQFLIAGMFSVAVLAAVSGAGPGRRILAAVAGAPASLGAAVAGVASMVAAFLVRRAWAALGRIPARTILASSTRTARVTSAATTLDPGMLTWVAEDVHWRGRALRSRPWPRLVSRLGPASALAWQEWLRVGRRPGRLAALLCAAALPAVCANAAGGSAPAAGVLLCGVLLGGALTAAAMCTGGVRRDGGDPALARMLAVDARAATTARAVLPALLAAVWSALALAGLQAAGALPAGAWWTLGPAAAPALAAGALRMARRRPVDHSMPVIDTPGGAVPTGPLIWAATGPDVALLGSLPALAALVTRPADVVPYVAAQAVAGAAVLAAYILRSARRTGA